The segment TATCCCTTACTTGAAAGCAGAGGAACCAAAAGCCTACAGTCGAAAGAGCTTAGACCTGGGGCTAGTAACACTtaaaccaaatatcaaaacttATTACTATCAATTATTCCTTATCATAAACTTACACATTCATCTCAAAGCCTATCTCTTAAAATTAAGGAAATCATAATCCCACCTTAACGAGGTTCCCTCAACACGAGATACATTTATCAAACAACATGATGTACCAAATCATAGAGAAaccattattttaatgtttatattCAGATCATGACaaacaactttaaaatcaattaagaatATGTTTGAGATTGGAAGCAATGTGCATGCATAAACTTACACAAGGCAACACACAGCATGAACAAAACAACTTCATAAAAACAACAGTTGAATGGCTTAGAACCCCTCTTTTAGAGTACTAAATCTTGAACCAAGTTATACAAAATTATCTATGATCCAGACATACCAAATGATGAGCATATTAATTTATAGCTCAAAACATTTACCctaactttaaaattaaatccTTAAAGTTAGGTATGTCACTTACTGTTCACTGTTTATTCTAGCATCATATATTCTACTTATAAAATACAAGTGGGTTATCAATTCATATCCAATTTTCATGCTAATTTACAGAGCCACTCCTATGGATGTCTAGTAGATTCCATATCATTTTCAGAACTAAATCATAAAtccatgatttactaaaaatcataCAAGATAACATGCTCAAATCTGTCCTAACAGAATTTCATGCAACTtagaaattaaaccattatttttatattgatccaAATGCTGTGAGACCAAATCAATAACAACCACAAGTGTCTTagatttcataggaaatattcctagcatccaaattcattgtttacaatttaatatataatttattatgcaTAAACACAGAATATGTCATAGTGACAGCTTTGTAACATTTTCTTGTAAATTcacaaacaattatcaaaccatggtattttcatatgaaatttaatacaCACATACTAAACATATcatataataatttctaacaaaCCTATTACCCACAGCTGTCCTAGAAAAATTACAGGATTTATAATGATCAAACAAGCTAACCATTAAGTGCAACTCTTAACAAGTTCATGAAGTGCCTATTAACTAACTCTCATCAAGCTTCAATGACTAAATCAATAGCACATTCAGCACCTCAATTAGCAATTCCATAAAATTTATCTAGTTATTTTACTCATTTTAACACTTACCCATAACAACAGATTTTATCTTTGTTTATCATCTAGGAGCACATGCAAGCATAAACAATGACTTAATTCATATTCAGGCAATCAACAATCTCTAAAATCCAACACACCCATATACAAATTCATATAATCATCACATAAGTTTAAAATGAACaataaactaaaagaattaGATTTTCCCCTTACCCTAAGCATGAGTTCTTGGAGTGATAGAGCTAGAATCACTCTAGCTTTAAGTTGGGAACAAGAGCTTaggaaaaatggaaagaaaattctTGTTGCTGCTGGACCCGTACGTGTGAGAGGGAGAGGAGAGTTgaaagtttttctttcttttggtgttgGACCCGTGGGTATGAGAGGGAGAGGGTTCTTGATTGTTCTAGTTGCTTTAAGAAAGTCAAAGAAGAGATGAGGTGTTGCCGTGCCATGTAAGaacaagggaagaagaaagaaataagaacaaagaaaaaggaataggGAAAGAAGAATaatggtccatttggattgaaggagaaggagggggagtaaagtagagtagagtagatttagcacaaaattagcttacttttagccaactctactctactcccctccacttCCCTTCCTTCCCccttccatccaaacaagccataAGAGACGAACCTTCTGGTGCAGTCAAGAAAAGATAAGGGAGATTGACTTGGGTGGGGCACATGTTTGCTAAGGGAAAAGTGAGCTGAGGACTCACCTTTGcaacttttaaaatttacttACCATCCCTCCATAACCTTATATTCTAGATAGGCCTagataataaaataactttGTATATAAACCCTTACCTTTATACACTTAATTAAACACCAACAACTATATATCTAATAACTTAACcacttaatatagttttgtacatACTTAGTATATATTCATAATACAATTAgccattcaattatatataatcttcacaattcttattcaatggcattatataataatatacttattaaatactcttatattaattttagaaagtaagtgactcaaaataataattaaccacTTGAACACATAGGTTAATTATAAAGTTGAGTCGAGGTGTTATAACGTTGATGTGGCCAATTACAGATATGGCTAGGGTTGATGTGGTAAAACCCTTTGACACCACATGACCATGcatttttcccccctttttggttgaaaaaattggttttttctaTTCACAATTCAATGCTTTGCCAAGAACAAAtttggctctaataccatattaattttgttgtgtttttttaaaaaaaaaaaaaaaaaaaaaaaaaaccggaaGTAAGGAATTGAACATGGTTTGGCTTGACGGCTTATGCCCACTGCAGAAAGCTCTTGGTAACTATATCTTTGCAtatgaaattgttttgttttgtttttttttgttttttgtttttttttttgtttacaatgaATCCAATGTAGAGTTTATATACTAGAGAACTTTAGAATTAGTTTGCTTATTCTAGAGAACAAAGGTCTCAAACTCCTTAAAATACcttaaaatagagaacaaaggTCCCCAAAAACCTTAAATTAGAGAACCAAGGTCTCAAATCTCCTTCAATGAAACCTTtatttggggggtggggggaggggaGAGATCCCTGTCTATTTGTTTTGCCCCCTatgaaactttttctttttcctttaacttCCCTAAATCAAATATCCCTCCTCCTtcttctcaatatatatatatatatatcccccCTCCATGAGAAATTACTAGTACTTTGCTTTGAAGGCCATGTACACAGGGCCATCTGTTAAGACTAGTGATTAGCAATACAAGTCAATCTCATCTAGCTTTAGAATTTATAACTTCGAGCTTttagctccaaaaaaaaaaaaaaaagagttataaCTTATGACCACTATTATTTAGGTATATTAAATTAGGTTCTTAATTAAATTGCTGGAAAATGGTAATTATCTTAGTAAAAAAACCACtatttcggttttttttttttttttttttaattattgataagACATTCGAGTTCCCAAAAGAGAGGGGggaaaagataataaaataaggAAGTGTTGCCTGATCAGCTAGATCCTGGCATTATTTAGCTCCCTTTATTAAGTACATAACCTCTgtcttcaaaaaacaaaaagtaaaaaaggtGCAAAAATACAAGTTCAACGTCAAGTGGAATATCTTCCCCCAGACTAATAACTGAGATGATAAGattgctcttcttttttttttttttgtgttagcGAGTGAGAGACAATATTACAATGCCTACGTACTtgagaaaaatgatttttttggcCAAGGACAAGCACATCATTTCAACACAAAAGCAACCTGCAGGCATATAATTGGATAACCGTAATAGCAATCAAAGCTGAAACGGTAATACCAATATAGAGTTTTCGTTTGAACAGCACCACAGGATCAAGCTTCTGTTCACTCGTACTGTGACATTTTGTCTCGAATTCAGCTTCACGTATCCTCGTATGTATCAATTGCAGATCCAGATAGTTCAGGTCTAGATGATACAGTGTCCAGTAAAACTTGCTCACAGTATTTAAGAAGGTCATGAAGTATATTATAGAGGACGAGAGGGAAATGGCAAAAGGAACCCACCAGTTTTTGCACTGAAGAGACGTTGATGATCTGTGTGAGATTGCCATTGTgtatattccaagcagtatgaggtATGCAATTGTCAAGTTTTGAGCTCTAGTCTCGTGGTACCGAACCCGCCTTTCTTGTTTCTCATTGGTGATGGCAAGGTCGTTGCAGCAGCTTCTGTGGTTGTTCTTCATGTCCATAACATCTCTGCTTGAAGTGGCAAACAAATGAGGTGAAGACTTTAGAGAGTCAGTGCGCGAGTAATTTACCCAGAACCATaaataattaggaaaaaaaaaaacaatggggAAATTATTGTGAGACACTCACAAACGTAGATTCATTgccataccttttttttttaatactttgtAGGTTGTAACATTAAGCACGAACTATTTATTCATAAACCAGTTTGAATAAGCCAGCTGTATGAAGTTTCctagaagtaaaaaaaaattttgtcatcACCGGGCACATGAAGAAAAGTATCAGATGTAAGTTTCCACGAAATTATTTCTGTAACTTGtaagaaaaacaaagacaaaaaatgtCAATattatgttgttgttgtcaagAATAGCAACAAGTCCATAACGcgctatttttttttgcttggctATAAAAGCTTGACTGGAGAAAGCAAGATAAACCGATGGAGAGGTGATAGTTACACCAGGGACACAAATTCAACTGGTATTGTGAAATTTCACAATCGTAGTTGAAATggtgttttgaaaatatcattttactAATATAACTAAAATCGTGTTTCGTGTTTGAAATATGACCGTGTTTAAGttatgcaaaaacaaacaaataatccTAGCGTGATCATAGGAGATCATCTTGGACAAAACCAGTTGACTAGGCCAATTACACAATTGCCTAAGGCCACCAAGTGAAAGgggccccaaaattttagaaaaaaaggggtagtagggaaaaaaatatatagtttcagACGAATTAGGCACATccttctaaccaaaaaaaacaaaaaatttagtaaattCGGTTAAACATtaattctaaacaaaatcaattgTCCAAAAACAACATTATTAAATTAACAAGATAAACTATAAATCCGGTCTAAGAGtttaaccacaaaacaatcacaaatcaaaacaaataaaaaacctcaAATGCCTAAAATTTTTACCTTTCCCACTGCTTCTTTCTCTCTGCTCTCCACCTCTCTCATTCTTTCACTGATTCTCTCCACTGTTGCTGGCTGCCTGGCTCAGTGGCTCAACTGCTCATGCTTGAAGCTTCCTCCGATCTAAATCATCCGATCACATCTGATGATTCTGATCTGAAAACTCTGATTCTCTGGACTGCCGTGCCgactgtctttttcttttctttttttctttttttgcggTGCTGCTTTGCTGCCGTTGCAGATGCGTTTTGATTGATTCTGCATCTGCaggttttgagttttgggtaTCACAGTATCACCGTATCAGGTATAAAGAATAAAGTCTTGGGCGTTTGGCTTTCTCTTCATTTTGTTTGTTATCCATATTTTGGGcctgttttgtgttttgtttataTTGAGTTTAGTTATGGCTGGATGTTTCACGTTTGGTTCGGGCcttcaagtttttgtttttgtttttttttttttttttaagcatgcatgttttgtttatattttgtttatttgtgttttttttaattagtggTAATATATTGAATAAGTCTTTATTTATAAATGTTGAGATTGCTAAAAATTTGTTCTTGTTCGATGGAActataacaatattttttatataaatcaagttctatttcttatttgcttttgaaagttatttttttattttagtctttataaataaatatattatttgattagaaATATCAACCAGAAAATATACATCTgaatatgaaaaacttaaaaaaaagaaaaataagaaaaatttaattaaacaatttacatctcgaaagataaaaaaaaatatattttaaaaaaaatattataacatataaatattaatttagttaatatatatatttgaaaaaatctCTATTTTTAATTCTCGCCTTTAGGATCCAAAATGTCTAGTGCGGGCCCTCTTCAACAACAGACAGGTCACATATCTTCATATCTCTATATTTCTCTGGCATTTCCTCCCTCAGCTTTCCCACCAGATCGTGATCACCACGTACACATCGACCCACATGGTTCAGGTCTCCATACAAGCAAGGCGATAGCCTAATGTTGATCATGATTGGGTGTAGTGATTCCCTGCTGTGTATTCCTTCATAGGTGTATTGATTTTGGAGTTTAATTGGGTGACTCTATCGACATGGGTTGTTGATCTTGATGGTGGTGATAGTTGAATTATCGTTGAGATGAATATTGTTATGATTGGTTGTGGTGGTGTTTTCCATGTGGAATGCCAGCTGCTGTTGGAGCTTAACCTTCATGGCAGTGGCAGTAACAACATCATCTTCATGGCTAGGTAGTACTGGCTACAaatttctggattttttttttcttgcctcTACGATAGccatttaaagtttaaacctcTTCTCCATTTAATTGAGCTAAAATCCATGGACTGATCTTTACGACTCCaagatttttctttgaattggTTACTTTAGTTACCAGTTTAGATCCCAATTTTTATGGATTAGTCAATTTTAGACTACCAGAGAAATTAAGCCCAATTATTAATGTACTTACCAATTGACatgagaaagaataaataaagtaataaaaacaataatcatgtgataaaattcaaaatttcttatGCCTTGATACTGAAGACTTGGCTAAATAATTATGTGAAATTCAGAGTTAAATGCCATGCTTTGTTTCTAACAATCTAGTTAGTTTATCAATTGGCGGTGTATAGCAAGCATGGTAAGAAGGTGTACTTGACTGCTACTCCTCAGTGTACTTTCCCTGATCATTTGGTTGGAAATGCCCTTGAGATTGGAAAGATTATGCTTGGGCTCAATTTTACAACCCACCATGCCAGTACAGTCCAGGCAATTTGCCTAACCTTGAAGATGCTTGGAAGCAGTGGACTTTCAGATATTCCTGCAACTAGGATCTTTTAAGGGCTGACTGCTGCATCTCAAGCTGCTGTAAGTGGCTTTAATTCCAGCAGGAGCAGCCGACCTCACATCAGAAGTTCTTCCTGCCATTAAGAACTCGGCTAAATATGGAGGAGTGATGCTTTGGTCAAAGTATTATGATGATCTAACTGGCTTTAGCTCTTACAACAAGAATGATGTCTAAATTACTTCCTAATGAATTCCTGTACTTCCTTTGCTGATTTGGTCATTGAACTGATGCTTGAGTGCTTTGgtattttaatttgatgtaGTGCATATATAGTGTATAGAATCTCTTTTAAACTATTGCTTGATCTCATTTTGACACAAAGAATGcaaaaaatatgtatacaaAAGTTTGATGAAATTTACGTATGCTCAACACAATATTGAGGAACTTTTAGTTATTTGACAATCCATGGTACCAATTTCATGgcccaaacaaaaatttgttttgagtCACCTTTACTATCTAGGTGACATTGTGGAATAACTACATGTAGCTTGAGATGAATGATGGCTGTTGATTGTGAAGGAGCTGAACGGAGTAACTTCTCTCTTCATTGCTTTGTATACTTGATCCAGGCCTTCCTCAATCAACTCCAGAACTGTCTGTGGCATTGGTGGCATGTTGATGTGATCAATTGATCCTTCCAACATCTTCACCACTTCCCCCATTGAAGGTCTTGTGAATACCTCATCCTGTATGCACCAGAATGCGACTTTCAGAGCTCGCACAAGCTCCTCTTCATCTGCTGCCCCTTGTAGTCGCCTGTCTGCAACTTTTATTGGCGTCCCATTTGTCATCTCCTAAAAGGAAATAAACATTGATATGGTTAAGAATTAGTCATACAACTAGTACTTTTGTTAACGAGTAAAAGCAATTAGCAAGAAATGAGTAGACCATGAATCTATATATGTTGTGCCTAAGGGTAGACTTCCATATGTCACTCGACAATATTGTGATGTCCtgaaaaacacaattaagaataCTATTTTGCTTGGAAGTAAGTAGCAAAATAGACctctctacaaaaaaaaaaaaaaaaaaagtagcaaaaTAGACACATGAATAGAAGTAGACGGGCTGTTATGCCTATCTAATCTTTGGGATGAGAACATTTGATTATGCTCAATGCACAAGCTCCTATTTCTACAGAGTTTGCCAGGCTGGTTAGTAGATAGAATGACCATCTTGTGGGATTAACCGGGCATATCTTCACCTTAATGATTATTCTTAAAGATCGTTTCTATTTATCATGATTATGAGAAgttaatctcaaaaaaaaaaatttcctgaagAATCCAAAAGTATTGCATTGATCTAAGTTGAGAAAGACATCAGAGGATACCTTAAAAGCCCATCCAGGGTAGAAGAAGTTTTCAGCATCAAAAGACATGTCAAGATTTCTCCTTCCCCCAATAATCTCTAAAAGAAGCATTCCATAACTATAAACATCAGCCTTTACAGTTATAGGACGGTTACTAACCCACTCTGGAGCTAAATAGCCTCTAGTTCCTCTGACCATAGTGACGACTTGTGAGAGCTCTCTTCCCATTAACTTAGCTAGTCCAAAATCAGATACTTTAGGACAGAAATTCTCATCTAACAAAATATTTTCGGGCTTTATGTCACAGTGTATTATTCGATTTCTACACTGCTCATGGAAATATGCAATTCCCTGTGCAGTAGCCACAGCTATATGGAAGCGAGTTGGCCAATCTAGTAGCCTGTCTCTGCAATTATATGAAGGAAAGATCCATTTGTCCAAGGACCCATTTTTCAAGAACTCATATACCAGAAGCCTGCCAAAACAGCCAAATAATGAAATGtcaatcataaataatttttctaaaaagaatttaaatttcaaattatatcaATATTAAATTATGAGGTGATCTAAATGCAAAATCTCAAAATGTCCACTCAGCTTTAAACCATATCATTCATAAagctcaaaaaaataaataaataaattaattaattaaatgtcATACCCAGTGGAGATTTTAGATGTTACATTTATgtcaaaatataacaaaaatgacTACCTAGGAACATTGCTTACCGTTGTGTCCCCTCAGAGCAGTATCCACAGAGCCGAACCAAGTTCATGTGATGCATGGAGCTAATAGTGTTCACCTCAGTTATAAATTCCTTCTCTCCATGAGGCAACATCCTATCTAGTTTCTTCACTGCAACCAAAGTCCCATCTGCTAGGCTTCCCTTATATACACTCCCAAATCCTCCTGTAAAAGAAGCATTACTTATacacgataaaaaaaaaaccatataattAATACAACATCCTCTGTTTGTTGAAATTAGCATTGTATTCTATGCTTACCTATTCCAAGCAACTGGCTAAAATTCCATGTCCGGGTTTGTAACTCACGGTAGCTAAAATTCAATGGAGCACCTGATAAGATCAAGGAGCTCTCCAAGGCTCTCTTTAAAGCTCTTCTTCTATGAATGTTATAGTATAATAACAAACAAAGAAGCCCAATGAGAGTTGTCATGCTGAGAACAATTGGAATAACCAAGACCTTCGTTCTTGTATTCTTGGACCCTTCCAGAGAACCCCCAGAATTTCCTTCTGGTGTGTTTGAACCATTAGACCTAACCTTCACAAAGAGAGTTGAGCCAGCGTCCTCAAACCCACCAAAGTCCAGGCTTCTCAATACCCAACAATAAGGCTTCTCATCATCAAGCCCATAAACAGAGGCAACACAGTCACAATCTGATAAACAAGCATCCCCACACTTTGACACATTGGCAATATCACTATAATTTGCTATTACAGAAAAATCAGAATAATAGTAATTGGTTTGCTGCACCGTTGAAATCCTAAACTCAGATGTTGGATATTTATGCTGTGAATCACATTTACCAATCAAAGAGGAGTTTTCGGAGCACTGACTACTACCTTCTACCTTAGAAGTACCCGGTAAACATGTACAAGAAGCATTGGTCTTGCTCCTATCCAAATTACATACCCCATTGCCACAAATTCCAGCAATATCACAAGGATTTGAAACTGCAGCCCATTCTGACACCCATTGGCGCGAGCCATTTACATCATCATCCCATCTATACAAACGTATATTTCCATTAGACTCAAGTGACAATCTTCGAAGAACCGCTGACCTTGTTGTCATGTTTGAGGTTGCTGACAATCCACCTTTATCATTATCATTCTTGTACACATACACGGCACCATCCGAGAATTCCCCATAAAAGATTCCAAAGCTTCCAGCTGCATCTAAGACTGCTACAACATCCCCAGTCACATTTGATATATCAGGTGCTTGCCAGTAGGAATAATTGGTGAAAGATTCTGGCAAGTTGTTATAAGTTTCAGGCAAATTGTATGTTAAAGCGAGGGTTAGTGAATTGGGTTGTTGAAGCATTTTGAGAGTGTAATAGCCAACTTGTGAAGCTGAGTTAGATGTTGTTAGCTCTGATGAGACTGTGAGAGGTTGGTTTGGGAGTAGAGTGTCAGTTGGGTGTGAAAAACTCTGCCATACAGTGTTGTTGGGTGTGTTATAGAGGATGAAGTTGCCAGACTCTGACATGACTGCATATTCTACGCGTGCACTGGAAGTGTTGGACATCCAGACAGTGGCGTCGCCATCGATGAGGACAAGGTTTCCGGTGGTGTCGAGCTCCAAAATTGCGTTGTTGGTGACCGAAGAGTTTCTATAATATTGGattgagaagaaaatgaaattttttggctTAAGTGATCGGATCATATATTACCTGCAAAAGCCTTAGTAAAGACTAGAGATGGAGGAATGGTTCatgatttttctcttttttaagtTAGAAAACCAGTAACCATATCCACTCTTTTAAGTATCAGGCTCTTTCAAGGACTCTGCAACACTACAGTTCTACAAACTTGGGTGATGGGGGTACTGTTGCTTTGTTGCAATAGTCAAAAACCAGTAACTATCACAGCCTTCTAAGACTTTatcatttacttatttatttatttacttctttctctttacttatatattttgtcatgttttttatttgttattattattattatttttttaagttttctgACTTCTGagtctatatatataagacCTTCTCATGGACTATGCAAGACAACCATCATGCTGGTATATGCCCCGTATTTCTTAGAAAAACAAGGACAATATTTCATGAGTCTAGTTTTGATCCTGTGCAaagtatttttgtttatatatacggaaaaggaaaaaatatattatacacGGTGTAtttgtagaaaattttgtttgacaCTTATTATTGTACACTTTATATAAACAAACATGAAATATACACTCTTTATTAATATCCATATacatttaaaatgtaaaataaatgatGAGTTCGCACAAAATATAGGTGTGACCGTGTGAGATAATCtatgattttatatattcttatactaatgtagcacaaaaaaaaatttagtataatAGTGTGAGAAGTTTTAGGAcagtaattaattaaaattatagtatAAAATCGTTAGAATTAGTAATAttaaatgattttatatatattaatatatatatatatatatatatattgctaataGTAATGGCTTAAGTTCTTTTAAACACGTGGTAGTTGATAATAAATTAACCAAGATTATCAATACACAATTAATAATTAAGTAATAACAACCAAATCTATAAAGGACTTATTAAATCGATGATGTCCATTGAAATTATAAACTTACCTGTTTGCTGACCACACTAACGTTCTATCTCCAGGAAGCTCCGCAAACCAAATAGCCAGTTCAAACTGATCACGCCTTTCAGCTGGAGTGAACCCGAAAGCAAACGTGCCATTATCCGAAACCCATGTCTGTTCTTCACTAGCCAACAGTCTCGAACCCAAACCAATGTGGCTAGCTGCAGCCATGCAAGCACCAAAACTGGCTAGACATAAGCAGAGCAAAATccaagaggaagaagaagaagaagccatgggATCAAGCTTAAGCTAAAGTGGCAAGTGGTATTGATGTTAAAAAAAGGTTTAGCTAGTCTTTTTGTATGGCAAAAAAAGTTGATGAATTAAAACTGAAAGGGAGCTGAGAGTTTTATGTGGCCAAGAAATACGGATAAAAATAACACG is part of the Quercus robur chromosome 9, dhQueRobu3.1, whole genome shotgun sequence genome and harbors:
- the LOC126698124 gene encoding uncharacterized protein LOC126698124; this encodes MAMNLRLDVMDMKNNHRSCCNDLAITNEKQERRVRYHETRAQNLTIAYLILLGIYTMAISHRSSTSLQCKNWWVPFAISLSSSIIYFMTFLNTVSKFYWTLYHLDLNYLDLQLIHTRIREAEFETKCHSTSEQKLDPVVLFKRKLYIGITVSALIAITVIQLYACRLLLC
- the LOC126698121 gene encoding G-type lectin S-receptor-like serine/threonine-protein kinase At5g24080 isoform X2, with translation MIRSLKPKNFIFFSIQYYRNSSVTNNAILELDTTGNLVLIDGDATVWMSNTSSARVEYAVMSESGNFILYNTPNNTVWQSFSHPTDTLLPNQPLTVSSELTTSNSASQVGYYTLKMLQQPNSLTLALTYNLPETYNNLPESFTNYSYWQAPDISNVTGDVVAVLDAAGSFGIFYGEFSDGAVYVYKNDNDKGGLSATSNMTTRSAVLRRLSLESNGNIRLYRWDDDVNGSRQWVSEWAAVSNPCDIAGICGNGVCNLDRSKTNASCTCLPGTSKVEGSSQCSENSSLIGKCDSQHKYPTSEFRISTVQQTNYYYSDFSVIANYSDIANVSKCGDACLSDCDCVASVYGLDDEKPYCWVLRSLDFGGFEDAGSTLFVKVRSNGSNTPEGNSGGSLEGSKNTRTKVLVIPIVLSMTTLIGLLCLLLYYNIHRRRALKRALESSLILSGAPLNFSYRELQTRTWNFSQLLGIGGFGSVYKGSLADGTLVAVKKLDRMLPHGEKEFITEVNTISSMHHMNLVRLCGYCSEGTQRLLVYEFLKNGSLDKWIFPSYNCRDRLLDWPTRFHIAVATAQGIAYFHEQCRNRIIHCDIKPENILLDENFCPKVSDFGLAKLMGRELSQVVTMVRGTRGYLAPEWVSNRPITVKADVYSYGMLLLEIIGGRRNLDMSFDAENFFYPGWAFKEMTNGTPIKVADRRLQGAADEEELVRALKVAFWCIQDEVFTRPSMGEVVKMLEGSIDHINMPPMPQTVLELIEEGLDQVYKAMKREVTPFSSFTINSHHSSQATCSYSTMSPR
- the LOC126698121 gene encoding G-type lectin S-receptor-like serine/threonine-protein kinase At5g24080 isoform X1, encoding MASSSSSSWILLCLCLASFGACMAAASHIGLGSRLLASEEQTWVSDNGTFAFGFTPAERRDQFELAIWFAELPGDRTLVWSANRNSSVTNNAILELDTTGNLVLIDGDATVWMSNTSSARVEYAVMSESGNFILYNTPNNTVWQSFSHPTDTLLPNQPLTVSSELTTSNSASQVGYYTLKMLQQPNSLTLALTYNLPETYNNLPESFTNYSYWQAPDISNVTGDVVAVLDAAGSFGIFYGEFSDGAVYVYKNDNDKGGLSATSNMTTRSAVLRRLSLESNGNIRLYRWDDDVNGSRQWVSEWAAVSNPCDIAGICGNGVCNLDRSKTNASCTCLPGTSKVEGSSQCSENSSLIGKCDSQHKYPTSEFRISTVQQTNYYYSDFSVIANYSDIANVSKCGDACLSDCDCVASVYGLDDEKPYCWVLRSLDFGGFEDAGSTLFVKVRSNGSNTPEGNSGGSLEGSKNTRTKVLVIPIVLSMTTLIGLLCLLLYYNIHRRRALKRALESSLILSGAPLNFSYRELQTRTWNFSQLLGIGGFGSVYKGSLADGTLVAVKKLDRMLPHGEKEFITEVNTISSMHHMNLVRLCGYCSEGTQRLLVYEFLKNGSLDKWIFPSYNCRDRLLDWPTRFHIAVATAQGIAYFHEQCRNRIIHCDIKPENILLDENFCPKVSDFGLAKLMGRELSQVVTMVRGTRGYLAPEWVSNRPITVKADVYSYGMLLLEIIGGRRNLDMSFDAENFFYPGWAFKEMTNGTPIKVADRRLQGAADEEELVRALKVAFWCIQDEVFTRPSMGEVVKMLEGSIDHINMPPMPQTVLELIEEGLDQVYKAMKREVTPFSSFTINSHHSSQATCSYSTMSPR